aaaacaTAGTTTTGCCTAAAATTAATTTAAGCCAAGTTTAAGTTAATAAAACGACCGTGCTAGAAGCTATTTGGTTTGATTGAACTATAAGAGTAAGCAGGCCATTGTTGAATTCGTTGATTTGATCATGAGGTGGTCTAATAAATTATATGGATTTGAGATTAGAAGTTGACCCAATTTTATTTTTCATAACTCGTtgtctcacaataatctcaaaattagtttaggaaaaataattaacAATATCGCTAGGCAACTTGTAGGCgcacttttatttttttactcaCGGACTCACTTGCGTAGTGTGGTGTTTAATATTTAgtaaattaattctataatttttatagCTTAATTATTTCTTAATTTAATTAATCTCTTATTCTAATCgcagattcgcttgcgtagcgcgataATGGCATTTAATAATTTCCTAAAACTAATTTTCTTAATCACAAATATAGTAACTTTTCAAAAGTACTACAAATAACTGATTGTCATGATTTTGGATTCGCTTGCGAGGCGCAATTATGATAAGTTAATAAATTTTGTTATTCGATCACGCACTCTTGCGTAGCGTGGTTATGACAACATAATGTTATCCCaatcattttttttaataattctaataatcgagaaataaaagcggataggtaaaacataaaaatcatataaaacatagttttgtctaaaattaattttagccaagtttaagtcaataaaacGAACGTATTAGAAGCTATTTGGTTTGATTGAACTATAAGAATAAGCAGGCCATTGTTGAATTCGTTGATTTGATCATGAGGTGGTCTAATAAATTATATAGATTTGAGATTAGAAGTTGACCCAATTTTGTTTTCCATAACTCGTtgtctcacaataatctcaaaattagtttaGCAAAAATAATTAACAATATCGCCAGGCAACTAGTAGGCGCACTTTCATTTTTTTACTCACGGACTCACTTGCGTAGTGTGGTGTTTAATATTTAgtaaattaattctataattttcatAGCTTAATTATTTCCTAATTTAATTAATTTCTTATTCTAATcacggattcgcttgcgtagcgcgatagtGGCATTTAATAATTTCCTAAAACTAATTTTCTTAATCACAAATGTAGTAACTTTTCAAGAGCACTATAAATAATTGATTGTCATGATTTCGGATTCGCTTGCGATGCGCAATTATGATAACTTAATAAATTTTGTTCTTCGATCACACACTCTTGCGTAGTGTGGTTATGACAACATAATGTTATTGCAgtcatttttttaataattctaataatcaagaaataaaagcggataggtaaaacataaaaatcatataaaatatagttttgtctaaaataattaatttaagccaagtttaagtcaataaaacgaccgtgctagaatcacggggttcggggaatgccttacatcTTTTTTCCGGTCAACAAAATCCCTTACtcgaactttattttcgcagaccaataataatagcgTCAAATCTTCTTTTGAAGAggaattcaaataaaaggtgacttgaaacacccaaaaaatcaatttcaagtgacgacttaataaataaaataaccccttttcaaatttatcactttaattgaagaaactctttaacccaccatcaATAAAACACATATTATTTGATGGGAGTAAAAAGGGGTGCCAcagttattattatcattattgtcGTTAAAAGCAAGCAGGGGTCAATTTCCTGACTCATCAGCCACGGAAAAAGATCCAATATACAAGTTGTATTTTGCTTTTGTGTTTTTGTGTGCTTTATtaacattcctcctcctttgCGTCTTACTCGGTCAAAAAGACAAACATCATAGATAATAAATTATTCATCCATTAAGCACGGTCCCGCTATTTAATAAGAcggatttaaaatttaaattttatgaatttctttaataatttcgAGTTAATATGCAATAATAACTGGTtcactaaaataaatatttataaatatttaattaactTTTTAATACATATATAGAGTCTaaacaaaatttattgaattcaAATAAACTCATAACTTATAAACTAATCAGCTCAGTTTTGTAATTGATTCGTAGGGGTGCATGGATATGTTGGGTCATGTTAGTGGGCAAGATTTAGTTTAGGTTTagatttcttaaaaaataaaattttggtcggcagtgtgGAATAAGAAGTCCATGAAAATGACTTATAGTTTAGGTTAAgatttcccaaaaaaaaaaaaggtaacaaACGCGTGGCTCTTTCGATGCACCTTTCGATTGTTCGTTGGCTTTTTCAAGTAACAAACGCACTTTCGGATTTATTGAGTTTAATTTCATTATTTTCACCTCCACTACAATGTTTATATAATTTTCTAATCGGCCGTCGGTACCTTATAGACAATTTTGTTAATTGAATAACAAACATCACATTATTTGCTCTTATTATTATTCTTACAAAGTTGAATTAGCTTTTCAGCAGTTGCATCGATCTCTTCACCTCTTATAGATTTCAAATTCTTGCTAATATCTCTAACTTTGGTACTCAAATTTTCCCCTATTTTGCCAGATATAACACTTTAAAGAACTTGCAAAATTTCTTCTCTGTGAATCTTGCTATCATCATCTACAAGAGACAAAAAGAAATGTTGTCGTCGATTTCAAGGCCAAGCTCATGAAAATGACTGATAGTGTGATTATATTGTTCCTAGGATTTTCCATTAATGTAGATTTTTAGCTAAGTTTTATGGAGAGTGACTAATTGCGCAAGTGAGAGGCGGAGCTAGAGATCGAAGTACATGTTACCTTTGGTCCAAATtttgtatttgtcttaagaaattcattCAATATGatcaaattattaatttataactCATCAACTTAAAAAGATTAAAATCTGGCTCCGCCTACATGCATGATTGTTTGTTTGAAGTATAGTTATGTTTAAGAGCTGGATCCACTATAGCTGGCTTGTTCAAAATATTACGACAGTAATTCGGTTTTTTCAAGATATAACAATAATATTCAAGATATATATTACACAGATTTTCCCCTACCGAAGAACTGAAGAAACTTGATTATACAAGAAACAAATTATACTTCACTCCAATATTTGATAATGGCTTTAGATATTTTAACGACGGTTTAAAAGGCAAATTTTAGTCCTAACAAACTTTCTGGTCGAGTCTAAAGATGCATGCGATTTATTAAAGAATTGAGAACTCATAtagaaaataataacaataatatattttGTGTTTTCTCATAGTATGAGGTTTGAGGAAAGTAATATAGATGCGGTATAACACATATTTTGTGAAGGTAGAGatactgtttccgatagacattcggctcaaaaaaatatttctaaaCAGGTTTAAACAAGAAAAAGTATTCATATCGAAGCTAaacaaaattatattttaagaAGATGAATAATAGGGTAAATTTATAGGTCGCATCCTATTTTTTCTCATTATTTCAACCTCAAATATTTTGAAGATAACCAGACCTAACAGACAATTTTGTAAACGGAATAACAACATCACATTATTTGCACTTAATTACTATATATTCTCACAAAGTTGAATTAGGATAAATTTAAGCTGGATCCTATATTTCTCATTATTTCAATCTCACTTCCAAACAACTTTGTAAACTGAATTACAGCATCACATTATTTGCACTTATTACTATTCTTACAAAATTGAATTAGCTCTTCAGCAACTGTATCCATCTCTTCACCCCTTATACATTTCAAATTCTTGCTAACATCTTTAACTTTTTTCCTCAGATTTTCTCCTATTTCCCCAGCTATGACACTTTCAAGAACTTGCGCAATTTCTTCTCTATAAATCTTACCGTCATCATCTCTAACAATCTCAGCCGcgacccctaattctaccatcaATCTAGCATTTAGTGGTTGATCAAGATGAATAGGCATAGCTATAATTGGAACCCCAAAATCTACGCTTTCCATTACAGAATTCCAACCACAATGACTTATAAATCCTCCGATATTCGGATGATTGAGAATTCTTGGTTGTGGTGCCCATTTCTTCAAAACTCTTCCCCTTTCCCCAATTCTTTCAAGAAAACCTTGTGGTAGAGCATTTTCAAGATTTTGTTCTTCCCCCTTTGGAAATCTTACAACCCATATAAAATTAACATTACTAATCTCCAATCCAAAAGCTATTTCTTCCATATCTTCTTTTGTCAAAAAATACTCACTTCCAAAAGAGACAAAAACAGTTGAATTCTCATCTTTTTTTCCTAGCCAATCAAAAAACTCCACATCATCCGCGTCACTAGCCATTGAGTCTTGGACTGGTGGACCAACTGGAATAACTTTCCAATTActcaattcagaaaaataatcGATGTATTTTGCCTCTATAATTCTAGAGGTACTCATTAACATAATTTGCATATTTCCTTCAGTAAAAAGATCCACATCATCAGATTCTTTTTGTTTAGCTGATTTTGCCATCACTTCACCCAATTTTACTAACTCAATGTTCCTAAGATAAATAGCTGGGAAAGGGAATTCAATCCCTGGTGTCTTTACTAAGTTAAAATAGTATGAAAACACAGCTGCACCAGAAGTTAAGAGCTTGACTGCAGGAATGTTATGTTCATTCGCTACGCCTTCAGCCCATTGCTGTAAAACATCGTAAACTACCAAATCAGGTTTCAGATTTTTCAAGATTTTGGAGAAGTTTGGTTTGGACAATTTCGAGGCCTTTTGAAGGGTGTAATTGAGATGGGGTGGGAGTCCATTGGTTGTATGGTAATGAGGAGGAAGTTCAGGCGATTCGGGTAAATGATATTCAATAAGCTGTATTGAAACAGAATATTTTTCGGGTATTTTCTTGACTATAGATTTAAGATTGATAGGTGTAGAACAGAGGTAAATCAAGAATCCCCTGTCCACGAGTTTCTTGGATACGTTTAGAAATGGAGATATGTGTCCATATGCCAACCATGGAAACATAATTACCCTCAAATTAGTGTTACCACGTTCTGTTACTTGTGTATCCATGTAATTTTTTGTGATGAcaggctatttgtgtaaaaactTCCTTTTCTATAGATTGAAAAAAGGATGAGAAATCAGAGATGGGGTATTTGTGGAGTAGTGGAATTGGCTGGTTTTATTAGAAGAAAAGAGAGGTGAGGAGTGAGGACAAAAGTAATAGCATGGGAAGTCTTATGTTTTACATTGTATATATTGACAATTTGGAGTAAGCTTCTAGAAATACGAAAAACAAAATGCTTATGTCAATGCGCTAAAGATGACTGTTTCTAGGGAACTTGAATGTAAGATTTTTAGCCAAGTTTTATGCAAGTGACTAATTGTGTTACTGTTGGTTTGAAATTTCAAAGGTGGAATTTTAGCCAAGTTTTAAGGAAGATGACTACTCGTGTGATTTAATTTCTAGCCAATTACGCGAGAGATGTATATTTTTAGTCGCTCTAAAAAAAATAatcgataatatatatatatatatatatatatatatataattagtttcgacGAATCggccaattttatatttttccctAATTCTATTGATAGAAATTTGATAAAGataggaaaaagaagaagaagaagacgtgTCAAGTGATATTTATTACTTTCTCAAATTAAAAGAGTACAATCAAACTTTTTTATAACAATCTCGTTGATATTTTTTTGCTACTATAATGAAGTgatgttatagagaacatatattatgatataatataaaaaattagtTCCAAAGATAATTTGGTCATTATAGGAAAATATTGTTATAAAAGATGGTTGTTAACTTGTTATAGACTATCTTGGCCATACAACAACATTTTTATCAGTTGCCTTAACTATTTGATTAGCTGAACTGTGGCATATTTCAAACCCATTAATTTCCcgttttcaaacttttaaaacattctttttctttttcccgaAAGAGGTTCACAGTCCTATTTTTTCTGCTGTACTAACTTTTTCAAATATTATACGTATGGAAAATGAACATATCGAAAAAAACGGATGTAGTATTTGTTTGGACGTCCAAATGTGCAGCAAAGTTTTTTGACTTTTTTCTTTGTCAGAATTTTGTTAAGTAATATTCTCAAATCGAATGAATAAAATTCATCAACCATCTGTATCTTCTAGATACATCACTACGTATATAGCTGCCGCCTCCCACATTAGCAATAAAAGATACATATTCTGAATCGGAAAATTCCAAGCCTATATTTTAGATGGGATCTTTACGTAATTAACCGGTCATaatattcattgtttactttttctaaccatatgcataaattatacattgattatacagaattatatacatataatacataaattatatatttactagtttttatgaacgtgcgttgcacgttaataatgacgcCTAAGGGTTTAGTcaattatatatgtatatatacatagcAATTGTTATAAAGCAATTTTTGTAAAGTAATTAACCTGTAAAATGCATCAATCATTTATACCAAAAGTCAATGTTATTACATTAGTATAACACTTAAGTTTAAATTAATTGAATATTTTCTGAATCTGCATAAATGATCAATTTAGTTAAGCTAAATAATATTATAATGTACTTATATATCACAAATATTATGTAGTTATAGTTTAGAAATATGCAATGTGATCATATCTTACCTCTGACTTCTTTTTAAacgatattttttttttttgtgtatgttcACTTTTGACTCTTTGGCTGCTCTTTCATGATCAGAACTCTGGTCATTGATATTGATATCTCTTTTAAAAGTGCAATATATAGTTATTTGTGTGATAGAACGTGTTTCAGCAAATACAATCCAATAAAATTATTTGACCTTGAGCTTACTTATTATCAATGCAAGACACAAGAGTATTGAATTATTATTGGACGAATTTAAGAAGATATTCTTTATTTTCTGAAGGTGAAAGATAAATTCAGGGATAAACACAAGCTTAGAAACACCTTGACCcatcataatttttgcatataTGACATTATAGTCAAAACCTCTCCATACCATCA
This sequence is a window from Nicotiana tomentosiformis chromosome 5, ASM39032v3, whole genome shotgun sequence. Protein-coding genes within it:
- the LOC104109153 gene encoding beta-D-glucosyl crocetin beta-1,6-glucosyltransferase-like, yielding MDTQVTERGNTNLRVIMFPWLAYGHISPFLNVSKKLVDRGFLIYLCSTPINLKSIVKKIPEKYSVSIQLIEYHLPESPELPPHYHTTNGLPPHLNYTLQKASKLSKPNFSKILKNLKPDLVVYDVLQQWAEGVANEHNIPAVKLLTSGAAVFSYYFNLVKTPGIEFPFPAIYLRNIELVKLGEVMAKSAKQKESDDVDLFTEGNMQIMLMSTSRIIEAKYIDYFSELSNWKVIPVGPPVQDSMASDADDVEFFDWLGKKDENSTVFVSFGSEYFLTKEDMEEIAFGLEISNVNFIWVVRFPKGEEQNLENALPQGFLERIGERGRVLKKWAPQPRILNHPNIGGFISHCGWNSVMESVDFGVPIIAMPIHLDQPLNARLMVELGVAAEIVRDDDGKIYREEIAQVLESVIAGEIGENLRKKVKDVSKNLKCIRGEEMDTVAEELIQFCKNSNKCK